In the Alphaproteobacteria bacterium genome, TGGCGGCCCGAGTGCTTGCCCATTACCAGCGAGGTCTGTTTCACGCCGACCGTCTCGGGCGTCATGATCTCGTAGGTCTGCGCGTTCTTGAGCATGCCGTCCTGATGAATGCCGCTCTCGTGCGCGAACGCGTTCCGCCCGACGATCGCCTTGTTGTACTGCACCGGGAACGACGTCGCGGCCGCAACCAGCTTCGAGGCGCGCGTCAGCATGGTGGCGTCGATATTGGTCCAGAACGGGAGCACGTCGTTGCGGACCTTCATGGCCATCACGACCTCTTCCAGCGCCGCATTGCCGGCGCGCTCGCCAATGCCATTGATGGTGCATTCGATCTGGCGGCAGCCGGCCTTCACGCCGGCGAGCGAGTTCGCAACCGCCATGCCGAGATCGTTGTGGCAATGCACCGAGAACACTGCTTTGTCGGAATTCGGCACCGCATCGCGCACGCGCGTGAACATCTCGAAATATTCTTCCGGCGTCGTGTAGCCGACAGTGTCCGGGATATTGATCGTGGTCGCCCCGGCCTTGATGGCCTCCTCGACACAGCGGCAGAGGAAGTCGAACTCGGTGCGGGTGCCGTCCTCAGCGCTCCATTCGACGTCGTCCACGTGATTGCGCGCGCGCGTCACCTGCGCAATCACCATGTCGAGCACCTCGTGCGGCTCCTTCTGCAGCTTCCACTTCATGTGCACCGGCGAGGTGGAGAGGAACGTGTGGATACGCTTGCGCTCGGCCGGCTTGATCGCCTCGGCGCAGCGGTCGATATCGTTGAACGCCGCGCGCGAGAGGCCGCAGATCACGGAATTCTTCGCGCGCTTGGCAATCTCGTTGACGGCGTAGAAGTCGCCATCCGAGGCGATCGGGAAACCCGCCTCGATGATGTCGACGCCCATGGTGTCGAGCAATTCGGCGACCTCGATCTTCTCCTCGTGGGTCATGGTGGCGCCCGGGCATTGCTCGCCGTCGCGCAAGGTCGTGTCGAAGATGACGACGCGATCCTTCTCGGATTGAGTGGTGGTCATTGAACTGGTCCTTCTAAGGCTGCGCTTTGCGCTGGTGTCTGACAAATGCGCCGCAAGGGCGCCGAGGGGTTTTCGACCTCCCCTGAGTGCCCAGGCGCATGCGCCCGACCGGCCCTCAGGGGCTGATAAGAAGGAGGTTCAGAATGAGGGCGAGAGCCGGCCGGGCCGTTTCGGCCCCCGGAGCGATCGCGCGAGAATCGCGGCTGATCGACATTACTCTACCCTCTATCGCCTTCCCAAGGTCGCCCGGAACGGTAAACCGAACGTTACGCGAAGGCGGCGTGACGGCGGGTTTCTAGCGGAAAGACTGACCGCGACGCAAGGCGGGAATATGTCAGCAGGGGTGACGTTTTTACTCGTGGCCCAGCCGCAGACCCCCGTTTACTCGTGGCCCAGCCGCAGCCCCCCGGGCAGAATCTTGACCGGCGTTGCTCTTTGGCGGAAGGTAACAACCCTACATTTTGAGAATAATCGGACACATCCGTGTTGCGCCTTTTCGGATCTCACTAGCGGCGTCCCCTAGCTACGCGCCAGATTCTTCTCCAAATGATAGCGGCGGATGTTGCCGACGGTCTTGTTCGATTGGGCCGCGCCGGTCTCCTCCGACACCAGCCGGTATCCTGAGGCCCGATAGAATGCGAGCGCGGCCTGCTGCAGCTCCGAGGTGCTGAGCGTAAGCGTCCGCGTGCCGGCCTCCCGGCAGGCCTGCTCGGCGAACTCCAGCATCATGCGCGCGAGCCCTTGGCGGCGATACGCCGCATCCACGTACATGCGCCGCAGCTCGGCGGCCGGGACGCCGAGCCTCTCAATCCCGAACACGCCGGCAAGCTTGTCGCCATCGTGGACGACGAAGAATGCGCCCTGCCGCTCTGCATAGTAGTCCGCGAGCCGGTCGATTTCGTCGCGCAGCGAGACCGCCACGTAACTCTCAAACGCGTCGCGCAGGTCGGGTCTCGACAGTTCGCGATTGATCCTGACGAATAGATCGCGCACCGCAGCGTCGTCGCTGTCGCGATAGCGGCGGATCTCGAAGGTCACGTCGTGCGCCGTCTTGGCTTCTCTGCCTCAAGCGCGCCGCGCACGCGCTCGAGCTCCTTCAGCGCGTTGCCCTCGATTTTCGGGTATTCGAGCTTCAGTCCTTCCATGGCCTCGATCATCGCTTCGGCGATGACCAGCCGCGCGAACCATTTGTTGTCGGCGGGAACGACGTACCACGGGGTCTCTTCGCGGCTGGTGTGCCGGATCGCGTCCTCGTAGGCATGCATGTACTTGTCCCAGGATTTGCGCTCTGCGACATCGTCCATGTTGAACTTCCAGCGCTTGGCCGGCTCGTCGAGCCGCGCGAGGAAGCGCTGACGCTGTTCCTCCTTCGAGACGTGGAGGAAAAACTTGAGAACCAGCGTGCCGTTGCGCGCGAGGTGGCGCTCGAATGTGCGGATGCTCTTGAAGCGTTCCTTCCAGACGTCCTTGCCGACGAGACTCTTCGGCAGGTGCTGCTTGGCCAGCAGGTCCGGGTGCACGCGCACCACCAGTACTTCCTCGTAGTGCGAGCGGTTGAAGATGCCGATGCGCCCGCGCTCGGGAAGCGCCTTGGCTATGCGCCAGAGGAAGTCGTGATCGACCTCCTCGTGGCTCGGCGCCTTGAAGGAATGCACCTGGCATCCTTGCGGATTGATGCCGGACATCACGTGCTTGATCGCGCCGTCCTTGCCGGCGGCGTCCATCGCCTGGAAAATCGCCAGCACCGCCCACTGATCCTGGGCGTAGAGTTTCTCCTGCAACGCCGCGAGACGTTCGACGCCGCTTGCGAGCATCGCCTTCGCCTCGGCCTTCTCGAGATCAACACCGCAGGTATCGGCAGGATCGTAGTCGGCGAGCTGGAACTTGTCCGGCTTGTCGACGCGGAAGCGGCGCAGGGCTTTGGTGAGTGGCATGGGGGAGAGTTTCACGCCTCGCGAGGCGATCTGGCAAGGGCTAGCGCAGGTGGCTTTCGAGAAACGCGGTCACGAAGCGAGGCATGGCAGGCCGCAGATCGCTCACGCTGCGCACGATATGGATGTCAGCCAGCTCCGGCTGCTGCTGCGATGCGAGGAACGCGCGGGTGCGCTTGGCCAACTCGTCCGCGCTCGCCGGCGCGTCGACGATCTTCATCAGGGCGATGCGCTGGCCATGCAGCACCGCGGTCCATCCCGCTTGCGGCGACACCTCCGGCGGAACGAGACCGGTTTCTTCGGCGAGCTCGCGCATCACGCCGCGCTCGAGGTCGACAGTGTCTCCGACGAGATCCTGCCGATCAGGCGTGCCCGCCGCAAAGTAGATCTGGCCTGCGGTCGCGGTATGCGCACCCATTTCGCCGAGCAGGAACGCGCCATCACTCGAACGCAGCGCCGCCATGGCAAAGCAGTTGCGCGCCGATGTGTCTGGAAAACCCCAGTCGCGCCAGGCGATAAAGCTCGCAAAATCCACCTCGGAGTACGCGCCGCTCAGCACATCATCCGCAATCTCTCCGCGACGCAGCAGCAGCACGCGCCCGTTCCACATTTCGGGTTTGGCGGCGCGCAGCTTTGCAAAATGCGCATTGATCTCGGTACGGCGCTCGTCCGCGAACGGCCACGGCGCTGGCTCGAAGCGCAGGTCGAGCCGCGAAAGCGGAATGATCGGGATCTCGGTCACGCCGCGTGTGCTCGCAGCCACGCCGCGCGCGGTCAAGCCTCGATGACGCCTTCCATCACGGTGACCGCGCTCCCGCCGATCGAGGCGCCGGTCAGCTTGCCGCCGCCGATCTTGAGCGTCAGCTCGATCAGGCTTGGACGGCCCATTTCGTATCCCTGCTCCATGCGTACGAGATGGTCGCCGTCCTTGTAGCCGCCATGCGCGGCGAGATAGCCCGCGAACGCCGCCGCCGCCGAGCCGGTCGCGGGGTCTTCGGACACGCCCTGAAGCGGCGCGAACATGCGCGTGTGGAACTGATGGCCGCCTTCGGCGGTCTCGCGGCAGACCATGTAGGCCGCCGCGTGCGCGTCGAAGCCGAAAGCTGCCTTCCAGTGCCCGGTCTCGACGCGGCAGCGCTTGATCGCATCGAGACCGCGCACCGGCACCACCGTGTAGGGCGCGCCCGCGGACCAGCGCGCGGCCTTCAGTCCGTCGAAGCCGATGTCTCCGGCCCCGATGCCGAGCGCCGCCGCGATCGTCGCGTCGTCCGCCGGCGCGCCAACATTTTCCGGCAGCCGGGGAAGCCCGAATACCGCGCGGCCCTTGGCCGTCGCGGGCGTCACGTGGCACGGCACCGCGCCGATGTTGAGTCCGAGGATGAAATCGCGC is a window encoding:
- a CDS encoding NUDIX hydrolase translates to MAASTRGVTEIPIIPLSRLDLRFEPAPWPFADERRTEINAHFAKLRAAKPEMWNGRVLLLRRGEIADDVLSGAYSEVDFASFIAWRDWGFPDTSARNCFAMAALRSSDGAFLLGEMGAHTATAGQIYFAAGTPDRQDLVGDTVDLERGVMRELAEETGLVPPEVSPQAGWTAVLHGQRIALMKIVDAPASADELAKRTRAFLASQQQPELADIHIVRSVSDLRPAMPRFVTAFLESHLR
- a CDS encoding 2-isopropylmalate synthase, giving the protein MTTTQSEKDRVVIFDTTLRDGEQCPGATMTHEEKIEVAELLDTMGVDIIEAGFPIASDGDFYAVNEIAKRAKNSVICGLSRAAFNDIDRCAEAIKPAERKRIHTFLSTSPVHMKWKLQKEPHEVLDMVIAQVTRARNHVDDVEWSAEDGTRTEFDFLCRCVEEAIKAGATTINIPDTVGYTTPEEYFEMFTRVRDAVPNSDKAVFSVHCHNDLGMAVANSLAGVKAGCRQIECTINGIGERAGNAALEEVVMAMKVRNDVLPFWTNIDATMLTRASKLVAAATSFPVQYNKAIVGRNAFAHESGIHQDGMLKNAQTYEIMTPETVGVKQTSLVMGKHSGRHAFVHKLEEMGYHLQSNQLEDAFVRFKTLADRKKHIYDEDIEALVDEEIAHAQDRIKLVSLSVIAGTRGPQRATMKLDIDGKQPLAECEGNGPVDAVFNCIKEIVPHEAVLELYQVHAVTAGTDAQAEVSVRLAHGGRAVTAKGADPDTLVASAKAYLGALNKLMVKRTRGEELVVGQRRIHSQDVG
- a CDS encoding GNAT family N-acetyltransferase, with translation MTFEIRRYRDSDDAAVRDLFVRINRELSRPDLRDAFESYVAVSLRDEIDRLADYYAERQGAFFVVHDGDKLAGVFGIERLGVPAAELRRMYVDAAYRRQGLARMMLEFAEQACREAGTRTLTLSTSELQQAALAFYRASGYRLVSEETGAAQSNKTVGNIRRYHLEKNLARS
- a CDS encoding PhzF family phenazine biosynthesis protein, with protein sequence MRRRFVTLDVFTDKRFAGNPLAVVLEPDGLDAVAMQQIAREFDLSETVFVFPPEVASQRARIRIFTPVSELPFAGHPTVGTAVLLGLLDGGSQARDFILGLNIGAVPCHVTPATAKGRAVFGLPRLPENVGAPADDATIAAALGIGAGDIGFDGLKAARWSAGAPYTVVPVRGLDAIKRCRVETGHWKAAFGFDAHAAAYMVCRETAEGGHQFHTRMFAPLQGVSEDPATGSAAAAFAGYLAAHGGYKDGDHLVRMEQGYEMGRPSLIELTLKIGGGKLTGASIGGSAVTVMEGVIEA
- a CDS encoding polyphosphate kinase 2 family protein — encoded protein: MPLTKALRRFRVDKPDKFQLADYDPADTCGVDLEKAEAKAMLASGVERLAALQEKLYAQDQWAVLAIFQAMDAAGKDGAIKHVMSGINPQGCQVHSFKAPSHEEVDHDFLWRIAKALPERGRIGIFNRSHYEEVLVVRVHPDLLAKQHLPKSLVGKDVWKERFKSIRTFERHLARNGTLVLKFFLHVSKEEQRQRFLARLDEPAKRWKFNMDDVAERKSWDKYMHAYEDAIRHTSREETPWYVVPADNKWFARLVIAEAMIEAMEGLKLEYPKIEGNALKELERVRGALEAEKPRRRTT